TTCTGTCACAGCATTGTTGATATCACTGACCCTCGGGTGCTCGAAGTCGCGCACGATCTCCAGCTCCGGCGTGAGCTCGTACGTCTGCACGCGGAACCCGCTCGCCTCGGCGGCGAAGAGCCGTCCGCCGGGTGTCATCGCCAGGCTGTAGGGGTCCCACGAGAGGTCGGTGATCGCGCTCGTGTCGACGAGGGCGAGGGCCTCGCCGTAGGGCCCGCACGCGCCCCCTAGAGCGTCCGCGCTCAGGCGCCTGTCTCCCGCTTCGCCCTCCAGTGGACGCTCAAACGAGAGGCAGTAGCTCAGTACCTCGCCGCCGGTGTTGGTCAGCGTCAGCACCTGCTCTAGCTCCGCGCCCTGGGCGACGGTCACGCGCAGACTCTCCGGCGACGCCGCGAACTGTGCACGCACGCTCCCCGGCAGCACGAGGCTGCCGAGGAGCGCGCAGAGTAACACACGAGCTGTCAGCATGAGGCGAGGCTATTTCACAAGCGTGATCCGCTCAGTCAACGCCTGAGCGTCGCCCGCAGGTCCACCCTCGGCGCGCACGAGGTACACCCCGCTCGGCAAGCCGGCAGCACTAAGCTCGAAGCGGTGCGTCCCACCAGAGAGCGGTCCCGCATGCAGCCGCGCGACTCGGCGACCGAGTACGTCGAAGACCGCGACTGTCGCCTCACCCGCCTCGGGCAACACGAGCGCCACCGTCGCCGCACGCGCCGCCGGGTTCGGGTACACCACGAGCGACGCCGCCGACCCAGACACCTGCGCCGACGCGCCGAGCCCATCAGCCTCCTCACCGAGCAGCGCCCGCAGCGCCGGGCTCATCTCCCGCGCCCCGTCGCCCTCGGCCGCACGCGCCGCGAAGTGCGCCGCCAGGCGCCCCACGCTCGCGCGCTCCTCCGCGTCCGTCTCGCGCTCGGCCAGCGCCGAAGCCCGCTCGGCCGCCTCGGCGTAGGCCCCGGCGCGCGCCAGGAGCACGGCCTCGGTCGTCTCCAGGAGGTGCCCCACCTCGTCCGAGACCACGTAGGGGCCCCACGCCCGGAGGAGCTCCGCCGCCGCGCCCACCTCGCCGCGCCCGAGCGCGCGCACGGCGTCGACGGCGAGGGCCGCCTCGGCCGCCGCCTGCGCCTCCTCCGAGAGGTCCGCCCCGGCCAGCGTTACTTGCAGCGCGCCCAAGAGCACGGCCGTCTCGGCCCACTCGCCGAGGGCGTCTTCGCGGTCGAGGCGGTGGAGCGCGCCGAGGCGCCAGGCCAGCGAGTCGGCCTCGGGCGCCTCCGGGGCCGCCGCCAGCGCCGCGCGCGTCGCCTGGAGGTCGAGCGCGAAGGACTCCGAGAGCCCATCCGAGCGCCCGGCCGTCGCCACGGGCCCGGCCGGTCGGCTCTGCGCGCACGGGTTGGGGTCGTCCGGGGCCGGCGGGAAGACCGGATCGCAGAGGAGCGCGTTCGCCGCGTTGACCGGCCCGGTGAACGCCCCGGCCGGGGGCGCGCCCGGCTCGCCCCAGTAGACGCGCTGGGCGAAGAGCGTAGCCTGCGTGAGGTTCTTGACGAGGCGGAAGCTGCTCGACGCGTCGAAGTCCGGGTCGAAGACCGAGTTCTGGCCAGTCTCGACGGAGTTGCCGAGGAAGGCGGAACTGCCGGTGCGGTAGGCGATCTCGGAGCCGTCGTTCGAGGCGATCCGGTTCTCGCCCGGCGCGTTCGAAGGACTGAGGAAGAGGTCGGTCCCGGTCTGCCCGGCGATCCCGATGCCCCCGTTCCGCACCACGAGGTTGTTCTGGAATCCGAGGTCTTCGCCGACCGCCGAGCTCACGGCGAAGAGCCCGAAGCTGTCGTTGTCGCGCACCTTGGTGCCCTGCATCTCCAGCTCCGCGAAGAACGCCTCGATGCCGCTGCCGCCGTTCTCGTACACGTCGGAGTCGAAGACGCTCAGGTCGCTCGTCGGGCACGTCCCCTCGCAGAGGACGCCGTCGCTAGTGGTCTGCGGCGCATCGGCGAGGATGCCGGTCCCGTTGTCGCGGACCGTGGCGCCGGAGAGGACCGTGCCCCCGGCCGCGCGCACCTCCAGGCCGACCTGGCTGTGGCGGAGCGTGGTCCCCGAGATCGTCGCCGTGCCGGGGTCGAAGACGGCCACAGCCGCGCCGCCGGTGGCCCCCTCGACCGTCCCGCCGGTGAGCGTGAGCGCGCCCGAGGTGCGGATGCCCTCATCGCTGTGCCAAACATCGGAGTCCGTAAGGTCCGCCGTCGCCCCAGCCTCAACCAGGAGGCCGAGGGCCGCGTTCTTGATCATCGTCGTATTCGTCGCCGTAAAGCTCCCGCCCGAGCGGACCTCCACGCCGCCCCAGCCCAGGTCCTCATACGCCTCGTCAAAGATCAGCCCGTCAGCGCTCAGATCGCCGTCCACGGTGAGCTTCTCCGGAAACTTTAACTCTAGATCCGTTAC
This genomic stretch from Bacteroidota bacterium harbors:
- a CDS encoding right-handed parallel beta-helix repeat-containing protein is translated as MPNVLMRVVLRVEDYSEVEEDREHFSFAYKNPEPATANSFYNPFWSTRSGNQDAHIRYYGMSGESKVLASVDPVAGSFIEDFIGETYVMPYNLDYVCAQSGASCSPVYTAHSVFLSPVPYTPPEFGEPTDGSLPPVYTFAPGADVIVPDTYTWDWDVTDLELKFPEKLTVDGDLSADGLIFDEAYEDLGWGGVEVRSGGSFTATNTTMIKNAALGLLVEAGATADLTDSDVWHSDEGIRTSGALTLTGGTVEGATGGAAVAVFDPGTATISGTTLRHSQVGLEVRAAGGTVLSGATVRDNGTGILADAPQTTSDGVLCEGTCPTSDLSVFDSDVYENGGSGIEAFFAELEMQGTKVRDNDSFGLFAVSSAVGEDLGFQNNLVVRNGGIGIAGQTGTDLFLSPSNAPGENRIASNDGSEIAYRTGSSAFLGNSVETGQNSVFDPDFDASSSFRLVKNLTQATLFAQRVYWGEPGAPPAGAFTGPVNAANALLCDPVFPPAPDDPNPCAQSRPAGPVATAGRSDGLSESFALDLQATRAALAAAPEAPEADSLAWRLGALHRLDREDALGEWAETAVLLGALQVTLAGADLSEEAQAAAEAALAVDAVRALGRGEVGAAAELLRAWGPYVVSDEVGHLLETTEAVLLARAGAYAEAAERASALAERETDAEERASVGRLAAHFAARAAEGDGAREMSPALRALLGEEADGLGASAQVSGSAASLVVYPNPAARAATVALVLPEAGEATVAVFDVLGRRVARLHAGPLSGGTHRFELSAAGLPSGVYLVRAEGGPAGDAQALTERITLVK